The following proteins are encoded in a genomic region of Leifsonia psychrotolerans:
- a CDS encoding ImmA/IrrE family metallo-endopeptidase encodes MVGVRPAYVWDASQTDGVPLPERPTPHLLSGEAPAGLWDRLATLVRGDGFSLSLAEDAATLRGANGMTDFGSRMVTVRDDMDAAARVKTLAHELAHIRMHEPAFDTVLHRGISEVEAESVALMIGAAHGMDTSIYTIPYVSTWAASASVSGATAGDVVQATGERVRRTAVTILDQLPTAQIGAGDPPGLSRPTPAPGIAATVPTQSSARAAEQLEALTL; translated from the coding sequence ATGGTCGGCGTCAGGCCGGCGTATGTGTGGGACGCGTCCCAGACCGACGGAGTCCCCCTCCCCGAGCGGCCCACGCCCCATCTGTTGAGCGGCGAAGCACCGGCCGGGCTCTGGGACAGGCTCGCGACACTCGTCCGAGGAGACGGTTTCAGCCTGTCGCTGGCGGAGGACGCCGCCACCCTCCGCGGCGCGAACGGGATGACCGATTTCGGAAGCCGCATGGTCACAGTACGAGACGATATGGATGCCGCGGCGCGCGTCAAGACGCTGGCGCACGAGCTCGCCCACATCCGCATGCATGAGCCGGCCTTCGATACCGTATTGCATCGCGGGATCAGCGAGGTTGAAGCCGAATCGGTGGCGTTGATGATCGGCGCGGCTCACGGCATGGACACGAGTATATACACGATCCCGTACGTGTCGACGTGGGCGGCGTCGGCGTCGGTGTCGGGCGCGACCGCCGGGGATGTAGTGCAGGCGACAGGTGAGCGAGTGCGACGAACAGCGGTGACGATTCTCGACCAGCTTCCGACTGCGCAAATTGGGGCGGGTGATCCCCCGGGGCTCTCACGACCAACGCCGGCTCCGGGCATCGCCGCTACTGTGCCGACGCAATCCTCCGCGCGAGCGGCGGAACAACTTGAGGCGCTGACACTGTGA
- a CDS encoding bifunctional DNA primase/polymerase, giving the protein MTRGMPARDAALTFARSGIQIFPCEVGGKRPLTHAGFHDASSDFDQVSGWWARWPRANLGMPTGNVSGIDVVDIDVADVDSGLVAFERATAAGVLIDGFARVRTPSGGLHVYYSAIADRPQRCWQAAVAHIDFRGDGGYVVIPPSVLDVGGTRLAYRLVSLSSPGARPVDAVALRQFIDPGRLQVASRRTASALSEPSRLEHWVGNLQEGERNSGLFWAACRLIDAGFAAADIEDTLGPAAVRAGLTEREISTTIRSACRRAGPAAPDSSWGAPERLRSRNGDAPCLS; this is encoded by the coding sequence ATGACTCGGGGGATGCCGGCCCGCGATGCCGCACTCACCTTCGCGCGCTCAGGCATCCAAATCTTCCCTTGCGAAGTTGGTGGCAAGCGTCCCCTGACGCACGCTGGCTTTCATGACGCCAGCAGTGACTTCGACCAGGTAAGTGGGTGGTGGGCTCGCTGGCCACGCGCGAACCTCGGGATGCCAACGGGCAACGTTTCGGGCATCGATGTCGTCGACATAGACGTGGCGGATGTCGATTCAGGCCTTGTTGCGTTCGAACGCGCGACCGCGGCCGGGGTTCTGATCGACGGGTTCGCCCGAGTGCGCACCCCGTCTGGTGGTTTGCATGTCTACTACTCTGCGATCGCGGACCGCCCGCAGCGGTGCTGGCAAGCAGCGGTCGCGCATATCGACTTCCGCGGGGACGGCGGCTACGTCGTCATACCGCCGTCGGTGCTGGACGTAGGCGGTACGCGACTCGCGTATCGGCTTGTCTCGCTCTCATCCCCGGGCGCCCGGCCTGTTGACGCTGTCGCACTCCGTCAGTTCATTGATCCCGGCAGATTGCAGGTCGCCTCTCGACGGACGGCTTCTGCGCTCTCAGAGCCGAGTCGACTCGAACATTGGGTGGGCAACCTGCAGGAAGGCGAGCGGAATAGTGGCTTGTTCTGGGCTGCCTGTCGCCTCATCGACGCAGGCTTTGCGGCTGCCGACATCGAAGACACGCTGGGGCCTGCGGCGGTTCGCGCGGGGCTCACGGAGCGCGAAATCAGCACGACGATTCGCTCCGCATGTCGACGGGCAGGACCCGCCGCACCGGATTCGTCCTGGGGCGCGCCCGAGAGACTGAGAAGCAGGAACGGAGACGCACCATGTCTGTCGTGA
- a CDS encoding DUF2637 domain-containing protein → MVTAVVGTVFIAAGAFWLSFTSLADLARRSGIDASRAWIWPLIVDGIIVVATVAAVALARSRAAWYPWMLLSAGAAISVAANAIHAIVAGETSVPLLLVASVSAVPPRILLAITHLTSVLMRHEPAHVVPPAQQDVPESLIETTAEMKSSSTTAGQTDALALRALGWSNSAIAQHAGVHPSTVGRWIRGAVGAPPVQIERAREEPNDE, encoded by the coding sequence ATGGTCACGGCAGTAGTCGGCACCGTGTTCATTGCTGCAGGCGCTTTCTGGCTGTCGTTCACATCACTCGCTGATCTCGCGCGCCGTTCCGGGATCGACGCATCGCGGGCTTGGATCTGGCCCCTCATCGTGGACGGCATCATCGTCGTTGCGACAGTGGCCGCAGTGGCGCTCGCCCGCTCGCGCGCAGCTTGGTATCCCTGGATGCTGCTCAGCGCGGGTGCCGCCATCTCCGTCGCTGCGAACGCTATCCACGCGATTGTCGCCGGCGAGACGAGCGTTCCGCTTCTGCTCGTGGCATCCGTTTCGGCGGTGCCGCCGCGTATTCTGCTCGCCATCACACACCTGACCTCGGTGCTTATGCGGCATGAGCCAGCTCACGTTGTCCCGCCTGCGCAGCAAGACGTTCCCGAGTCCCTCATCGAGACCACTGCCGAAATGAAATCCTCCTCGACCACCGCGGGCCAGACCGATGCACTTGCGCTCCGGGCCCTCGGATGGTCGAACTCGGCCATTGCGCAACACGCGGGCGTGCACCCATCCACCGTCGGGCGCTGGATCCGAGGCGCGGTCGGCGCTCCTCCTGTGCAGATTGAGAGAGCACGGGAGGAACCCAATGATGAATGA
- a CDS encoding ParB N-terminal domain-containing protein yields MTSTPGHIELERAIDSIRIGSRHRTDLGDIDALAASIERQGLLQPITVTPDGILVCGARRLAALRQLGVRKLNVWVRSGISDRLTQLLAEQDDNALHKALSPTEAATLYREVKVLLSEDARHRQEASRFGAEQQSHLSDGAATVAAPVALLDGYARAQAALLVTGRRSYTTLERIGDVQRVAADESADVALRDHAQFELRLIDDGGSVASGHRRVNTQIAVSELESLSADATQPAAIREASSVAVAEMHASAGSASEVNLEQLAREALARVKATTKAKSSRPAHPSTSTAVSAKLPTRSFVFLWNDMDGWWLRYDAAEIAAELTDEQWAQFETALAGTIAFAESLRIVRGGDVWTSPDLIVPPQSQNSDGV; encoded by the coding sequence ATGACCAGCACCCCGGGCCATATCGAGTTGGAGCGGGCCATCGACTCCATCCGGATCGGTTCGCGGCACCGCACAGACCTCGGCGACATCGATGCTCTCGCTGCGTCGATCGAGCGGCAGGGGCTATTGCAGCCGATCACGGTCACGCCCGACGGCATTCTGGTCTGCGGTGCCCGCCGGCTTGCGGCCCTCCGGCAGCTCGGCGTGCGCAAGCTCAACGTCTGGGTACGCTCTGGCATCTCGGACCGTCTGACCCAGCTGCTCGCTGAGCAGGACGACAACGCACTTCACAAGGCGCTGAGTCCGACCGAAGCAGCCACCTTGTATCGCGAGGTGAAGGTGCTTTTGTCCGAAGACGCGCGGCACCGGCAGGAGGCATCACGGTTCGGCGCGGAGCAACAAAGCCACCTGTCAGACGGTGCTGCCACGGTGGCAGCACCGGTGGCGCTACTCGATGGCTACGCCCGGGCGCAGGCTGCGCTTCTCGTGACGGGGCGCCGTTCCTACACAACGCTCGAGCGCATCGGCGACGTTCAGCGGGTTGCCGCGGACGAGAGTGCCGACGTGGCGCTCCGCGACCACGCACAGTTCGAACTGAGATTGATCGATGACGGTGGCTCGGTCGCATCCGGTCACCGCCGTGTGAACACTCAGATCGCCGTGTCTGAGCTTGAGAGTTTGAGTGCGGATGCCACGCAGCCGGCCGCCATCCGCGAAGCCTCATCGGTCGCTGTTGCAGAGATGCACGCCTCCGCGGGCTCTGCATCTGAGGTCAACCTCGAGCAGCTGGCGCGAGAAGCACTCGCACGCGTGAAGGCAACGACGAAGGCCAAAAGCTCCCGACCGGCACATCCGTCGACGTCGACCGCTGTCAGCGCGAAGCTGCCGACACGATCGTTCGTCTTCCTCTGGAATGACATGGATGGTTGGTGGCTCCGCTACGACGCCGCTGAAATCGCCGCTGAGCTCACCGACGAGCAGTGGGCGCAGTTCGAAACGGCACTGGCTGGCACGATCGCATTCGCCGAGTCGCTGCGGATAGTGCGAGGCGGTGACGTTTGGACTTCGCCCGATCTCATCGTTCCTCCGCAGAGCCAAAATTCTGATGGTGTCTAA
- a CDS encoding IS3 family transposase (programmed frameshift), with protein sequence MPKKHPTEVRERAVRMTLDRLKDYPSMWAACRDLAPKLNIGAETLRKWVTQAQADAGERTGPTSEELEEIKRLKRENRDLRETNDILKAAGVFLREGARPSQPSIVAFILGMKANGHGVELTCGVLREQGVAVTSRSYRAWKTRAAAARTRNDAALIDIFKTLRVRDAKGRQQPEVLYGRRKMTAWLARSGFSDVSKHTVDRLMRLEGMNGLVRGRKPRTSTSSGKDSARAPDLLKRNFTAPRPNHSWVTDFTYVPTWGGFVYIAFAIDLFSRAIVGWQASTVKDTPFVEECLKMALWRRDHAGHAVKPGMIHHSDAGSQYTSIRFTETVVLEGLVASIGSVGDAYDNAAAETVMGLYKNEAIAKNSPFMTGPLKTLADVEAVTFDWLDWYNNRRLHSSLGNMPPEEYERNYYAETNGPLNDEAANKTAA encoded by the exons ATGCCCAAGAAACACCCAACAGAGGTTCGCGAGCGAGCGGTTCGTATGACCCTTGATCGTTTGAAGGATTACCCGTCGATGTGGGCTGCGTGCCGAGACCTGGCACCGAAGCTGAACATCGGCGCGGAGACGTTGCGGAAGTGGGTCACCCAGGCGCAGGCCGACGCCGGCGAACGGACCGGCCCCACGAGCGAGGAGCTTGAGGAGATTAAACGTCTCAAGCGGGAGAACCGGGATCTGAGGGAAACGAACGACATCCTCAAAGCGGCGG GCGTCTTTCTTCGCGAGGGAGCTCGACCCTCGCAACCGTCCATAGTTGCTTTCATCCTGGGGATGAAGGCGAACGGCCATGGAGTCGAGTTGACGTGTGGCGTCCTGCGCGAGCAGGGCGTCGCCGTTACTTCACGGTCGTATCGTGCGTGGAAGACCCGCGCTGCCGCCGCACGAACCCGGAATGATGCCGCCCTCATCGACATCTTCAAGACGCTGCGGGTGAGGGATGCGAAGGGCCGGCAGCAGCCCGAGGTTCTCTACGGGCGGCGGAAGATGACGGCGTGGCTGGCCCGCAGCGGGTTCTCGGACGTGTCCAAGCACACCGTCGACCGGTTGATGCGTCTGGAGGGCATGAACGGCCTCGTCCGCGGGCGCAAGCCCCGCACATCGACGTCGTCTGGGAAGGACTCGGCTCGGGCTCCTGACCTCCTCAAACGCAACTTCACTGCGCCCCGCCCGAACCATAGCTGGGTGACGGACTTCACCTACGTGCCGACGTGGGGCGGTTTCGTTTATATTGCCTTCGCGATCGACCTGTTTTCGCGGGCGATCGTTGGCTGGCAAGCCTCGACGGTGAAGGACACCCCATTCGTCGAGGAGTGTTTGAAGATGGCGCTCTGGCGCCGCGACCACGCCGGTCACGCGGTGAAACCGGGAATGATTCATCACTCCGACGCCGGGTCGCAATACACGTCGATTCGGTTCACCGAGACCGTCGTCCTCGAAGGTCTCGTGGCCTCGATCGGGAGCGTCGGCGACGCCTACGACAACGCGGCCGCCGAGACCGTCATGGGGCTCTACAAGAACGAGGCCATCGCAAAGAACTCACCGTTCATGACGGGCCCGTTGAAGACCCTCGCCGATGTTGAAGCAGTCACCTTCGACTGGCTCGATTGGTACAACAATCGGCGCCTGCACAGCTCGCTTGGGAACATGCCGCCCGAGGAATACGAGCGCAACTACTACGCTGAAACAAACGGCCCGTTAAACGACGAAGCCGCCAACAAAACGGCGGCATGA
- a CDS encoding MIT C-terminal domain-containing protein, whose amino-acid sequence MRLAIEGRKRVKDQILRIDDTMTDVRFGYTDASGEWHDVTTLEEDEYPALYRQDRQRMDDEPNTPSPLVDTDVEPAPRATSVILKEGHHEFQENQRGLSYEKLILPYLDGAAEVTITDPYIRLYHQVRNLMELIEVIARSKSLEDEVKLQLITIEHDEPEKAQIQLKNLYQVKQAAESAGIMLDVAFDNTRTIHDRSMNRPGFHAAVLLAASSFNGPFVSA is encoded by the coding sequence TTGCGACTGGCGATCGAGGGCCGAAAGCGAGTGAAGGACCAAATCCTGCGGATCGACGACACCATGACGGATGTGCGGTTCGGATACACGGATGCTTCGGGGGAGTGGCACGACGTCACGACCCTTGAGGAGGACGAGTACCCGGCGCTTTATCGCCAGGACCGACAGCGTATGGATGACGAGCCCAACACGCCGTCCCCTCTCGTTGATACGGACGTCGAACCGGCGCCACGAGCGACTTCGGTGATCCTCAAAGAGGGGCACCACGAGTTCCAGGAAAACCAGCGGGGACTTTCCTATGAAAAGCTGATCCTTCCTTACCTTGACGGAGCCGCCGAGGTGACGATTACGGACCCGTACATCCGTCTCTACCACCAGGTGCGTAACCTCATGGAGCTGATCGAGGTGATCGCGAGGTCGAAATCGTTGGAGGATGAGGTCAAGCTCCAGCTCATCACGATCGAGCACGACGAGCCCGAAAAGGCTCAGATTCAGCTGAAGAATTTGTATCAGGTGAAGCAAGCCGCCGAGTCAGCGGGCATCATGCTCGACGTGGCATTCGACAACACACGGACTATCCATGATCGCAGCATGAACCGTCCCGGATTTCATGCCGCCGTTTTGTTGGCGGCTTCGTCGTTTAACGGGCCGTTTGTTTCAGCGTAG